The window CAATTAATTGTTCTGGTTTAACTCCTAAACTTTGTAATGCTCTAACAATAGCAGTACTACGTTTTACACTTAAATCCCAGTTGTCTACTAAAACACCACCTCTGTTGTATGGTACGTTGTCTGTATGACCTTCTACCATGGCTTCAAAATCAGGTTTCCCGTTAATTACAGTAGCAACTTTTCCTAAGATTTCATTTGCTCTATCTGAAATATTGTAGCTACCTGTTTTAAATAATAACTTGTCAGATAATGAGATAAATACAACGCTTTTCTCTACGTTGATTTCAATATCTTCATCATTTAAGCCAACTTCTTTCTTTAAACTAGAAACTAAAGCAAGTGTAACGCTATCTTTTTTAGTTAAAGCATCTTGTAATCTTGTAATTCTTAAATCTTTTTCTTTTAAACTTTCTAAAGATTTTTCTACGTTTTTAGCGCCTTGAGCTGTTAACATAGTCATGTCTTTAGTGCTTTCAATTAAAGCAAGGTTGTTTGCTCGCATATCTGCTAAACGTGCTTGCATTTCTTTAAGTCTTGCTGCAGATGCGGCTTCGTCTGCTAAGCAACTATTTAGTTTAACAGTTGCTGTATTTAATAAATCTTGCGTTGTTTTTTGTTTGGCTTCTAAAGCTGCGAATTCTTTTTTAGAAACGCATGAACTTAAAAGCAAAAGTGCTGTTGCACTTAGTAATACAATTTTTTTCATAATAAATGAATGGATTAAATATTGTTAATTTAACAGGACAAAATTATACAAAAGAATGATACAATATTCCATTATTAACAAAAACTTTAACATTTTTATAAACAATTAAAAAGTCTTGTTACCTTTTATAAAATAAGAAAAAACTATAGATTTTGTCTGGTAATAATCCTTTTTCTTCGGAAGTTTTTTTCGCTCTTTTAATAATCTTGGTAATGCGGTGTAATAACTAAAATGCGCTTTAAATATTGCAAGGATATGCGTTATTTTTAATTGAAGTAAAAACTTAATTGCTGCAACACCATCTAAAACCAATCTGGTGAAGATTAAAAAGAATAGAGATCCAGATGCATTTTTGGTTAGTGTAAACAGACTATTTCTAAAGTTTAGATAGGTTTTTTTAGGATTGCTGCTTTGTAATGTTGCTCCTCCAACATGATATACTGTAGAAGCGCCAATATATTTGGTTTTATAGTTTAAGTTGAATGCTCTCCAACATAAATCAATTTCTTCCATGTGCGCAAAAAAGCTTTCGTCAAAACCATCTAGTATTTTAAAGGTTTCTTTTTTTATGAAAAAACAAGCTCCAGATGCCCAGAAAATGTTTGCGTCTTGGTATTGGTTTTCGTCTTTTTCAATGGTGTCAAATATTCTACCTCTGCAATACGGATAGCCATACTTATCTATAAATCCTCCTGCAGCACCAGCATATTCAAAGTATTCTTTGTTTTTGTAATCTAATATTTTTGGCTGAATGATGTCAGTTTCGCTATTGGTTTTAAATTCTTGAAGAATAGGAGAGAGCCAATTTTGGGTTACTTCAATATCACTATTTAAAAGACAGAATATATCTTCTTCTACATGCTGTAAAGCTTGATTGTAGCCTTTTGCATAGCCTCCGTTTTCAGTATTAGGTATGATTTTTATTTCCGGATAATTCGCCTTTACAAAAGCTACAGAAGCATCTGTAGAGGCATTATCTGCTACATAAATGGTTGCTTCACTAGAGTGTGCAACCACTGAAGGTAAGAACTTTTCTAGAAGTGCTTTTCCGTTCCAATTTAATATGACGACTGCTATTTTCAATATTATTTATAAGTTTAAAATATTTGCCACGAATACACGAATATTTATTATTGCTTACTGTAAACTATAATTAGGAATATCTTTCAAAAACTGATAACGCTCTGCGTCAAAATCCATTGCACAATAATAATGATTAATTCCGTTAGTAACCATTAAATAAGTAGCGTTTAAAGCTAAATTATAACGTGCAATTTGGTCAAAAGTAGTTTGGTCAATATTTATTTTAGCCGATTTACATTCCACAATTAAATGAATACTTCCGTCGGGATTAAAAATAACAATGTCGTAGCGTTTCCGTAAGTTGTTTACCTTTAATTCTTTTTCTACATTAATTAAAGATTTAGGAAATCCTTTTTCCTCCATTAAATATTTTACGCAATGTTGCCTAACCCATTCTTCGGGTTGTAAGACCATAAATTTTTTGCGTATTTCATCATAAATAAGCGTTTTATTTTCGCTATTTTTGAATCGAAACGAATATGTAGGGAAATTTAGTTTTTGCACTACACAAATTTATAATTATAATGTTACTTCGAGTTATTTTTATCGAAAAGATTATCGAGAAGTTTTTGTTATTTTTTTTAATAAAATTATAGTTATCCGTCAAGCGGAATGCAGTCGATGTCCATTAGATATGAAGAATAATGGTATTGCAATCGTACTCCATGTGACAACATTTAAACAATTTATTTATTTTGGACGAAGTTAAGCAACTAATAATAGACATAAAAAAAGGAAACCTGAAACCCATTTATTTTTTAATGGGAGAAGAGGCATATTATATAGATAGTGTTTCCGATTATATTGAAGCTAATGTTTTAGCCGAAGAAGAAAAGGGTTTTAACCAAATGGTACTTTATGGTCGCGATGTAACGATTGATGATATTGTTAGCAATGCGAAACGTTATCCAATGATGGCAGAGCGTCAAGTGGTTATTGTTAAAGAAGCGCAAGACTTATCTCGGTCTATTGAAAAATTGGCTGCTTATGCTGCTAATCCGCAACCAA is drawn from Lacinutrix sp. WUR7 and contains these coding sequences:
- a CDS encoding type I restriction enzyme HsdR N-terminal domain-containing protein; translation: MQKLNFPTYSFRFKNSENKTLIYDEIRKKFMVLQPEEWVRQHCVKYLMEEKGFPKSLINVEKELKVNNLRKRYDIVIFNPDGSIHLIVECKSAKINIDQTTFDQIARYNLALNATYLMVTNGINHYYCAMDFDAERYQFLKDIPNYSLQ
- a CDS encoding glycosyltransferase family 2 protein; translation: MKIAVVILNWNGKALLEKFLPSVVAHSSEATIYVADNASTDASVAFVKANYPEIKIIPNTENGGYAKGYNQALQHVEEDIFCLLNSDIEVTQNWLSPILQEFKTNSETDIIQPKILDYKNKEYFEYAGAAGGFIDKYGYPYCRGRIFDTIEKDENQYQDANIFWASGACFFIKKETFKILDGFDESFFAHMEEIDLCWRAFNLNYKTKYIGASTVYHVGGATLQSSNPKKTYLNFRNSLFTLTKNASGSLFFLIFTRLVLDGVAAIKFLLQLKITHILAIFKAHFSYYTALPRLLKERKKLPKKKDYYQTKSIVFSYFIKGNKTF
- a CDS encoding OmpA family protein, which codes for MKKIVLLSATALLLLSSCVSKKEFAALEAKQKTTQDLLNTATVKLNSCLADEAASAARLKEMQARLADMRANNLALIESTKDMTMLTAQGAKNVEKSLESLKEKDLRITRLQDALTKKDSVTLALVSSLKKEVGLNDEDIEINVEKSVVFISLSDKLLFKTGSYNISDRANEILGKVATVINGKPDFEAMVEGHTDNVPYNRGGVLVDNWDLSVKRSTAIVRALQSLGVKPEQLIAAGRGDHLPLVPNDTAENRAINRRTKIYILPKIDQFYEMIETEMKSLSEEN